Proteins found in one Quercus robur chromosome 2, dhQueRobu3.1, whole genome shotgun sequence genomic segment:
- the LOC126704739 gene encoding receptor-like serine/threonine-protein kinase SD1-6, whose protein sequence is MLCSGYVPPEYVKKGIYSMKYDVYSFGVLLLQIISGKRNTRYYGTHDNLNLLDYAYKLWKEGKGFEFIDPALDDSCSCYKLLRCMQVALLCVQENPIDRPSMLEVSSMLKNETGAINNPKKPAFSVQRDENEEEKCILQEKMCSVDDATISQVVPR, encoded by the exons ATGCTTTGCAGTGGTTATGTTCCTCCGGAATATgtaaaaaaaggaatatacTCCATGAAATACGACGTTTATAGTTTTGGAGTTCTACTTTTGCAAATCATAAGTGGCAAGAGAAATACACGTTATTATGGGACACATGATAATTTGAACCTTTTAGACTAT GCATATAAGCTGTGGAAAGAGGGCAAAGGGTTCGAGTTTATTGATCCAGCACTGGATGATTCTTGTTCTTGTTATAAACTCCTAAGATGCATGCAAGTGGCCCTCTTATGTGTCCAGGAAAACCCTATTGATAGACCATCCATGTTAGAGGTTTCTTCAATGCTCAAGAATGAAACTGGAGCCATCAACAATCCTAAAAAGCCTGCCTTTTCGGTTCAAAGAGATGAAAATGAGGAAGAAAAATGTATATTGCAGGAAAAGATGTGTTCAGTAGATGATGCAACAATTTCTCAAGTAGTACCCCGATGA
- the LOC126704745 gene encoding class V chitinase-like, with the protein MASKLVTLLFLLNFLQLKSYCSSSTQQSWIKAGYYYSGSETVISDINSKLFTHLLCAFAYINSSNYHLSINSSTEQKFSTFINTVKLKNPLVTTLLSVWVGREDSPIFFSMINQSSFRNSFIQSSIETARFYGFHGIDLFGVLPSKSSDMTNLDTLLNEWRIAVVSEAKNSSKSELLLVMAGYYLPALDSVSYPIESMMKNLDWVHVTAYDYHVPRIDNFTYTHAALYDPMNGANTDSGIKEWKRRGFLLSKLVLGLPYHGYAWTLLDPNNNAMGAPAIGPAVTVDGSMGYKFIKSYLRSFPSEAAPVYNATYVVNFCTIGPAWINYDDVEAVKAKVSYAKQSGLLGFNVFQVGNDDNWVLSRAAQGEDEDQHNKSHTLLIALPTTVAVVLLLGTMICYLRSRVIKSRGCIDSVKRLLYKVRIKILAAEDLNGNASNLQVFSYSDINAATNNFSSENKLGEGGYGPVYKGNLWNGQEIAVKRLSRTSNQGLEEFKNEVTLTARLQHVNLVRVLGYCTEREENMLIYEYMPNRSLDLYLFDPPRCSLLDWRKRVDIIEGVTQGLLYLQEYSNFIIIHRDLKASNILLDNEMKPKISDFGMARIFRKDEHEANTGRIVGT; encoded by the exons ATGGCTTCCAAACTTGTCACCCTACTCTTCCTCCTCAACTTTCTGCAACTCAAATCCTACTGTTCAAGTTCAACCCAACAATCCTGGATTAAAGCTGGTTATTATTATTCAGGTAGTGAAACTGTCATTTCTGACATAAACTCTAAGCTCTTTACTCACCTACTATGCGCTTTTGCTTACATAAACTCTTCCAACTACCACCTCTCTATCAACTCCTCCACCGAACAAAAGTTCTCTACTTTCATCAACACTGTAAAGCTCAAGAACCCATTGGTTACAACGCTTTTGTCCGTATGGGTTGGCAGAGAAGACTCTCCAATCTTCTTTTCAATGATCAACCAGTCCTCTTTTAGAAATTCTTTTATTCAGTCCTCTATTGAAACAGCAAGGTTTTATGGGTTTCATGGCATAGACCTTTTTGGGGTTCTACCAAGCAAAAGCTCAGATATGACCAATTTAGATACCCTTTTGAACGAGTGGCGAATTGCTGTGGTTTCTGAGGCAAAAAACTCTAGCAAGTCAGAGTTGCTATTGGTCATGGCTGGTTATTACTTGCCAGCTTTGGATTCAGTGAGTTACCCAATTGAGTCCATGATGAAAAACTTGGATTGGGTACATGTTACAGCATATGATTACCATGTGCCTAGAATCGACAATTTCACATACACTCATGCGGCTTTATATGACCCAATGAATGGGGCTAATACTGATAGTGGCATAAAAGAGTGGAAGAGAAGAGGATTTTTGCTTAGCAAATTGGTTTTGGGCTTGCCTTACCATGGTTATGCGTGGACGCTTTTGGACCCCAATAATAATGCAATGGGTGCACCGGCTATCGGTCCAGCTGTTACAGTCGACGGTTCCATGGGCTATAAGTTCATAAAATCGTATCTTAGAAGCTTTCCTTCTGAAGCTGCTCCAGTGTATAATGCTACCTATGTGGTGAATTTCTGCACAATTGGGCCGGCTTGGATTAACTATGACGATGTGGAGGCTGTTAAAGCTAAAGTCTCTTATGCAAAGCAGAGCGGGCTACTTGGTTTCAATGTTTTTCAAGTCGGGAATGATGATAATTGGGTGCTTTCTAGAGCAG CTCAAGGGGAAGACGAAGATCAACATAATAAGAGTCATACATTGTTAATAGCTCTGCCTACAACTGTTGCAGTCGTGCTTCTGCTGGGCACCATGATATGTTACTTACGGAGCAGAGTCATCAAGTCAAGAG GCTGTATAGATAGTGTCAAAAGATTATTATATAAAGTCCGAATTAAAATATTAGCTGCTGAAGATCTTAATGGCAATGCTTCTAATCTGCAAGTATTCAGTTATTCTGACATTAATGCAGCTACCAATAACTTTTCAAGTGAGAATAAGCTTGGCGAAGGTGGATACGGACCTGTTTACAAG GGCAATTTATGGAATGGCCAGGAGATAGCAGTAAAGAGACTTTCAAGAACTTCAAACCAAGGCCTTGAAGAGTTCAAAAATGAGGTTACACTTACAGCAAGACTGCAACATGTAAATCTTGTTAGAGTTTTGGGATATTGCactgagagagaagaaaatatgtTGATCTATGAATATATGCCAAACAGAAGCTTGGATCTCTACCTCTTTG ATCCACCTAGATGCTCTCTTTTAGATTGGAGGAAACGTGTAGACATTATTGAAGGTGTTACTCAGGGGCTTCTATATCTCCAAGAatactcaaattttattataattcatCGAGATCTAAAGGCTAGTAACATTTTATTGGACAATGAGATGAAACCTAAGATATCTGATTTTGGGATGGCTAGAATTTTCAGAAAGGATGAACATGAAGCAAACACAGGTCGGATTGTTGGAACATAA
- the LOC126704754 gene encoding uncharacterized protein LOC126704754: protein MESNPDSVALAQQVQALAATIEELTKQNQEMKLRLQQVQQAQQEENRSKGNLEGEGGSHRRGTPQRQITPDEQNSDLLREMRKEMDKLRSAIKEKTDRSVDKMVRATDSPFTAAGEKETLRSYVKRFTQETLEVDEADDKVQLTTSKARLRSRDLVASLAKNPPKTMAEMLLKAQKYMNVEDALAAIKDAEKPGDKAKREDDRRGQKRDRLDRRNNDGNRRKDDKNPRTVRPLHSSPNVRDKNKYCRYHKDHGHNTKDCRDLKEQIEELIQKGKLQKYVKKGEYSKFRDDNKIQHESFSRDDDRSSQSPNKVIGEINTITGGSFSGGLFKSLKKAYQRQVNSVHAVPPSKHKRTYQDVSFSEGVAMRVKQPHNDPLVIMLNVEGFNTRRILVDNGNSADIIYLPAFQQLRLDPKRLCPLTLHSSASAETVSNLRA from the exons atggaatccaacccagattCAGTAGCCTTGGCCCAACAAGTTCAGGCCCTTGCGgccaccattgaagaactcaccaaacaaaaccaggaaatgaagctacgACTCCAGCAGGTTCAACAAGCTCAACAGGAAGAAAACCGGTCCAAGGGTAACCTAGAGGGAGAAGGGGGTAGCCACAGGAGAGGTACCCCTCAAAGGCAGATTACTCCGGACGAGCAGAACTCAGATCTCCTTCGAGAAATGAGGAAGGAAATGGACAAACTAAGGAGCGCCATTAAGGAGAAGACGGACCGAAGCGTAGACAAAATGGTAAGGGCTACTGATTCGCCTTTCACCGCAGCG ggagagaaggaaactCTGAGGTCGTATGTCAAACGATTCACCCAGGAGACtctggaggtggacgaagcCGATGACAAGGTGCAGCTGACGACCTCCAAGGCGAGACTGAGATCCAGAGATCTCGTGGCCTCCCTCGCAAAGAACCCACCAAAGACGATGGCGGAAATGCTCCTGAAggcacagaagtacatgaatgttGAAGATGCGTTAGCTGCCATAAAGGATGCCGAGAAGCCAGGCGACAAGGCTAAGAGGGAAGACGACCGTAGGGGGCAGAAGAGAGATCGACTAGATCGTCGGAACAATGACGGGAACAGGAGGAAAGATGATAAAAATCCTCGGACGGTAAG aCCATTGCACTCATCCCCCAATGTCcgtgacaagaacaagtactGTCGGTACCACAAAGATCACGGCCACAACACGAAAGATTGTAGAGACCTAAAGGAGCAAATAGAAGAGTTAATACAGAAAGGGAAGTTAcagaaatatgtgaagaaagGAGAGTATAGCAAGTTCAGGGACGACAATAAAATCCAGCATGAATCTTTTTCCCGAGATGACGACCGATCATCCCAGTCTCCAAACAaggtgatcggggagataaacacgatTACAGGAGGGTCATTTTCAGGAGGATTGTTTAAATCACTCAAGAAGGCATACCAGAGGCAGGTAAACAGTGTCCACGCCGTACCCCCGTCTAAGCACAAACGAACATACCAGGACGTGTCCTTCAGTGAAGGAGTCGCCATGAGAGTGAAGCAGCCCCACAACGATCCCTTGGTCATAATGTTGAATGtagaagggttcaataccaGGAGGATCCTCGTCGACAATGGCAACTCCGCagacatcatctacctcccagCCTTCCAGCAGCTGAGACTAGATCCGAAAAGACTGTGTCCTTTGACTCTCCATTCGTCAGCTTCAGCGGAGACAGTGTCTAACCTAAGGGCATAG
- the LOC126704763 gene encoding uncharacterized protein LOC126704763 — MASPRTVKEVQKLIGRIAALNRFVSRFTDKCLPFFKTLKQAFAWTDECEAAFQELKRYLSSPPLLSPSKEGENLYLYLAVLASAVNATLIREEGTKQLPVYYVSQAFQGAESRYPRIEKIAFALIVASHKLRQYFQANPILVMTDQPIKKSMNKPEVAGRMVQWAIELSQFDIEYHPRTAIKAQALTDFITEFTLSDEDGITDEVDRWTIQTDGSSAQRKGGVGVVITTPDGEVLKYGVQLKFSATNNEAEYEGILTGLRLGKALGAKNLLVQNDSKLVIGQIRGEYEAKEERMQKYLRLTKHLAQEFDTVEFVQIPRSQNMGADEVSKLASSIKEESSMDLTMEIQKHPSIEEVSTFTIHCVNSWMTPIISFLQDGHLPQNTEEAKKVRKRAARFTILNDALYKRGFSMPYLKCVDEEEARYILEEIHRGVCGDHAGPRSLVKKVIWIGSFWPTTQVDVSEIVKKCDKCQRYGNVQRLLAEKLTTISSPWPYVQWGIDIVGPLPQGKGQV; from the coding sequence ATGGCGTCACCCAGGACCGTCAAGGAAGTTCAAAAACTCATAGGAAGGATAGCAGCTTTGAACAGGTTCGTCTCCAGGTTTACGGACAAATGCCTGCCCTTTTTCAAGACCTTGAAACAGGCTTTCGCCTGGACCGATGAATGTGAAGCTGCGTTCCAGGAACTAAAGCGATACCTGAGCAGTCCACCCCTCTTAagcccgtccaaagaaggggaGAACCTATACTTATACCTGGCGGTTTTAGCCTCGGCAGTAAATGCAACCCTGATCAGAGAAGAGGGCACGAAGCAGCTCCCAGTTTATTATGTCAGCCAAGCCTTCCAAGGAGCTGAGTCCAGGTACCCAAGAATCGAAAAGATCGCGTTTGCACTAATAGTAGCCTCGCACAAGCTAAGGCAATACTTCCAAGCAAACCCCATTCTCGTAATGACGGACCAACCaatcaagaaatcaatgaacaagcCCGAAGTAGCAGGAAGAATGGTCCAGTGGGCGATTGAACTGAGTCAATTTGACATTGAGTACCATCCCAGAACGGCGATCAAGGCGCAAGCTCTGACGGACTTCATCACAGAGTTCACTCTTTCAGACGAAGACGGAATTACCGACGAGGTAGATAGATGGACAATACAAACTGATGGTTCATCAGCCCAGAGgaaggggggagtaggggtcgtcataaccaCCCCCGACGGAGAAGTGCTGAAATATGGGGTCCAACTGAAATTTTCGgctaccaacaatgaagctgaaTACGAAGGGATACTGACGGGATTAAGGCTTGGGAAGGCACTTGGAGCTAAGAACCTGTTAGTCCAAAACGATTCAAAACTAGTAATCGGGCAGATTAGAGGGGAGtatgaagcaaaagaagaaagaatgcagAAGTACCTCAGGCTGACGAAACATTTAGCTCAGGAATTCGATACGGTGGAGTTCGTGCAAATCCCAAGAAGCCAGAATATGGGGGCAGACGAAGTCTCGAAGCTAGCGTCGTcaataaaagaagagagtagCATGGATTTGACGATGGAGATCCAGAAACACCCCAGTATTGAAGAGGTCTCGACATTTACCATCCATTGCGTAAACAGCTGGATGACGCCCATAATATCCTTCCTTCAGGACGGGCACCTCCCTCAGAACACAGAAGAAGCTAAGAAGGTCAGGAAGAGGGCAGCCAGGTTCACGATCCTTAATGACGCCTTATACAAGAGGGGCTTCTCCATGCCTTATTTGAAGTGTGTCGACGAAGAAGAAGCTAGATACATACTGGAAGAAATCCATAGAGGAGTTTGTGGCGACCACGCTGGTCCCAGATCACTAGTGAAAAAGGTAATATGGATAGGATCTTTCTGGCCAACTACGCAGGTGGACGTTTCTGAGATCGTCAAGAAGTGCGACAAGTGCCAACGATACGGGAACGTGCAACGGCTTCTAGCGGAGAAATTGACGACCATATCCTCCCCGTGGCCATATGTACAATGGGGGATTGACATCGTCGGCCCACTACCgcaaggtaaaggtcag